AAAAAAACTATACAGAAACTTGGCAAAACCCCCTTGCCTAAAACCATACAACGCGAAATAAAACCCGAAGACGAAGAGTGGTACCAAACCATTTTTGCCAAACACGAAGGCGCCGTGGTTGCTCCCACAGCCGGTCTGCATTTTAGCCGTGAGCTGATGAAGCGTCTGGAGCTTAAAGGCATCGGTTTTGCCGAAATTACTTTGCATGCCGGCCTTGGCAACTTCCGCCAAATAGAAGTGGAAGACCTCTCCAAGCATAAAATGGACAGCGAAGAGCTTATCATCGACGAACGTGCTTGTAGCATCGTCAACGAAGCTATCGACAATCGTAAGCGCCTGTGTGCCGTCGGTACCACTTCTATGAAAGCAATCGAGTCGTCGCTCACCATCTCCGGCCACCTGAAACCATTTGAAGGATGGACTAACAAATTCATCTTCCCGCCCTACGAGACAAAACTCGCCGATACCATGATCTCGAATTTCCACCTTCCCATGTCGAGCATGATGATGCTGGTGGCCTCCTTTTCGGGATATGAATTCCTGATGCGTGCATACAAAGAAGCTATCAAGGAAAAATACCAGTTCTTTACCTACGGCGACGCCATGCTTATCATTTAGTCGATAGAAAAAGTAATTTACAAAATACTATTTTTGAAGGGCTGTTTTTACAAAGATAAAGCAGCCTTTTTTTTATGGAACCTTCACATCAAAAATATGCGATCATTGTGGCGGGCGGAAGCGGAGCACGCATGGGCTCTGCCGTTCCAAAGCAGTTTTTGCTGTTGGCAGGCAAGCCTTTGCTAATGCACACTCTCATCCGTTTTAGAGATGCCATTCCTGACCTGCAGCTCATCGTGGTACTGCCTTTCGATCACATCGAAACCTGGCAACGACTCTGTTCGGAGCACCGTTTCATCATCCCACATCAAATAGTAGCAGGCGGCAAAGAGCGTTTTTTATCGGTAAGCAATGGGTTAAAAAAAATTACCACTCCAGGTTGGGTAGCCGTGCATGACGGTGTGCGGCCATTGGTTTCGGCAAAACTGATACAATCAGCTTTTGAAGCAGCGGCCACCTATGGCAGCGCCATCCCGGTGATAACACCCACCGAATCGTTGCGCCACATTACCAGCGGCGGAAGCCATTCTGTAGACCGGGCAGAATATCGACTGGTGCAGACTCCGCAGGTTTTCGATGTGCAACGGCTTACAGAAGCCTACCGGAAGCCTTTCCAGCCCGACTTTACCGATGATGCTACGGTTTGGGAAGCTGCCAACAACAAGCTGCATCTAATCGAAGGAGAACTTAATAATATTAAAATTACACGCCCTTTCGATCTCTTGCTTGCCGAACAATATCTGAAATTATAAATTGCCCTTTGGTAATTGTTATTCGTTAATTGTTAATCGTTCTTTAAATTGTAAATCTTTTCTTTTGGCAACAAACTCAACTTTTTCCTCCAACCAAATTATTTTGGGCATCGATCCGGGCACCGTCATCATGGGCTACGGATTGATAGCCATCGACAACAAGAAAATTTCGCTGTTGACTATGGGCATTCTGCGGCTGAATAAATACGATGGCCATGCCCTGCGTCTAAAAAAGATTTTTGAACGAACACTGTCGCTGGTAGAGGAATACAAACCAGATGCACTGGCCATCGAGGCGCCGTTTTATGGTAAAAATGTACAGAGTATGCTCAAGCTGGGACGCGCGCAGGGAGTGGCTATGGCTGCTGCGCTTTACCGCGACATCCCCATAACTGAATACACGCCACGCGAGATTAAGAAATCCATCACCGGAAACGGCACCGCCAGCAAAGAGCAGGTAGCTGCCATGCTTACCCACCTCACCAATTACGACCTTTCGCCCGAAACCCTCGACGCCACCGATGGCCTGGCTGCAGCGGTTTGTCACCATCTCAAAAGCGGAAATCTGCCTACCGGCAAAAGTTACAACAGTTGGAAAAGCTTTTTAAAAGATAATCCCGAACGGCTTAAATAAAATTTGGGGACAAGAGAAAAGTCCACGAATTCACTCGAATTTAGCAAATGAACACGAATTAAAAAAATAGCGAAAATTCGCATCATTGGTGAAAATTCGTGGACAAGAAAACGATCAAAAATAATTCACGATAATTCGCGGAGAGTTTTTTTGAGAAATATTACTTTTGACGTTATTCATCAAAAACTATCAGCTATGAAAACACAATACTATATTGGATGGTGGAATGTCGAAAATTTGTTCGACACCTTCGATTCGACAAGCCGTCCGGAATGGCTGCAACGCCCACTCAACAGCGAATTGAAAGGCTGGACGCGAACGGTGTTGCAACGAAAAATCTCTAATCTGGTAAAGATTATCAGCCAGATGAACAATGGCAGAGGCCCCGATATATTAGGAGTATGCGAAGTGGAAAACCTGTCGGTGCTGGAGCAGCTTGTTGAGGCGATGCAACCTATTGGCCGCAAGTATAAAATTGAACACCACGACAGCTCCGACCAGCGTGGCATCGACGTGGCGTTCATCTACGACAAGAACCTTTTTGAAGCAAAAGAGCAATTTTCGTATACCGTGCTCAAGCGCTCCTCCACCCGCGATTTGTTTCAGGTCAACTTTGTTACTCCAAAGCAAAACGAGCTGATCCTCATCGGCAATCACTGGCCGGCGCGCTCGGCAGGCGTTTACGAATCGGAGCCTTACCGCATCATCGCTGCCGAAACCCTCAGCTATTGGATGCAACGCATCACCGAGATAAAAGGTAAAGATATTGCGGTGGTTTGCGTGGGCGACTTCAACGATGAGCCACTGAGCCGCTCGATAAACGATTACGCGCTGGGCACCAACAGCATTACCAAAGTAAAATACGCAATTACTCCGCGGCTCTTCAACCTGATGTGGCCCTGCCATGGCGATGGAACCGGTACGTTTTATTTCAACAATTTCCCATACGTCCTCGATCAGTTTTTGGTTTCGAAAGAGCTGGTGCAAACGGGTGGCAAACCACGCATAGCCAAAGATGTGAATGGAAAATTCATGGCTGGAATCGAACACTTTGCTGAGATGGTTACCGGTGGGCGCTATCCCACGCCAAAGCGGTTTGGTCGTCCATCCGAGAAAAGCTCTTACGATCCGGAGGGTTTCAGCGACCACTTCCCGGTGTGGACGGTGGTGGAAGAATAAAGCAAGAGAACACGGATGCTTCGACGTTGCTCAGCACAAGTGATACGGATTTAAAGGATAGTCACAGATAAATTATCAGGAGTTTTTTTAATAAAGAAACCTGTGGGCACCTCCCCATCTTCAAATCTCTACCCTCTACTTCTTCCATTTAATATTACAACCCACGCTGGGTTGCTGTCTGGGCGGTACCGGCTGTCCGCTGAGCATCAGACGGAGCGTGCGGCGCAAATCTTCGCCGGTAACGGGTTTGTCGTTGGAGGGGCGTGAGTCGTCGAACTGGCCGCGGTAAACGCATTTCATATCGGCATCGAAAACGTTGAAATCGGGCGTGCAGGCTGCGTCGTATTTGAGGGCTACCTGCTGGGTTTCGTCGTAAAGATACGGGAAAGGGAATTTATGTTCATGAGCAAATTCTTTCATTTTTTCGGGTGCATCCTGCGGATAACTCTCCACATCGTTGGAGCTGATCATCACAAATGAAATTCCTTTGGGTTGAAACTCGTTGCCCACCTTCACCAGCTCATCGATAATGTGCAGCACATACGGGCAGTGGTTGCAGATAAATACAATAACCGTAGCATTGTGCCCACGCAGATCGGCGAGTGAGCGGTTCGTATCGGTGGTAACATCCGGAAGTTCGAAATCAGGCGCTGTAAAGCCTAAGGGGATTTGGTTGGTTGGTGTTTCGGCCATAATAGTTGTAATATTTTTTAGCAACAACCTACAGGTCTATCTTTTTGTTCATAAAATTCATTTCGTCAGCAGGCAGGAAAAAGATCCATATTACAACCTAAACCCATAGCCGATGTTAATAGCGATAAGTTTTCAGCGTACAGGAATGGAAATTACAAAACTTTGAAACCCTTCAATACCATACAAAACACCAGGTAGTTTCAAATTTAATGAACCTAATGTTTTGGTTATCACAATTAAATTTCTAATTTTGCCGCCCAAATTTTTGGGAGGAAAGAAATGATGGATTATTTAAAAAAATATGTAATCTCTTTCCGCGGGCTCCAGATTGATGTTTATCACTATCATTATGTGATCGACAGAAAGTTCTTTGAATCAATGGAATATGCTGACATTGTCGATGGCAATGTAGAAGTGGATGTAACGCTTGACCGACATGAGCGGATGCTGCTTTTTAACTTCGACATCCGGGGAACTGTTGTAGTTCCCTGCGACCGCTGCCTCGACGATTTCGACCTGCCCATTGCAGGCACCGAAAACTTGATCGTCAAGTTCGGTGAGGATTTCGAAGAGACTTCGGAGGATGTGGTTATCATCCCGGAAACGTCTTCGGAATTTGACATTAGCAGCTATCTTTACGAATACATCGTACTGATGCTACCCATGCAGCATATCCATCCTGACGACGAAAACGGCCGCAGCACCTGCAACAGCGAGATGCTCGAACGTTTGAGACGCAAGGAAACACCCAAAGAGCACGACCCGCGATGGGACGCTTTGAAAAACCTAAACATAGAATAAGTTATTAACGAATTTTTTAAAACAGAGATAAAATGGCACATCCAAAACGGAAAACCTCTAAGACTCGCAGAGACAAACGCAGAACGCATTACAAAACCGATGCTCCCACCCTGGCCACCTGCCCCATCACCGGAGCAATACATTTGTACCACCGAGCCTACTGGGTTGACGGCGACCTCTACTACAAAGGAAAAGTGGTAATGCAGAAAGCGGAAGCAGAATAAGCGAAATATCAAACGCAAACAAATCATCAGATTTTAATTAAAGCATGAAGATTGGCTTGGACGTAATGGGCGGAGACTTCGCACCCGATGCAACCATCGGCGGCGCAATCCTCGCCCGTGAATTATTGGATGCACGCGACGAGATATTGCTGATAGGCCAGACTGCTGTCATCAAAGAATACTTCGCGAAAAACAACATTCCCGCCAATGAGTTTAGGATTGTAAATGCCGAAGAAGTGGTTGGTATGGCTGAAAAGCCGCTAAAAGCGCTTACGCAAAAGCCCGACTCAAGTATCTCTGCTGGGTTTCGCATGCTCAAGTCGCGGCAGATAGAGGGCTTTTGCAGTGCAGGCAACTCCGGCGCAATGGTGATAGGCGCCATGTATAGCGTTGGAACTATTGCCGGCGTAATTCGTCCCACCACCATGGCCCACGTTCCGCAAGAAAATGGCACCGAAAGCATCATCCTCGACATTGGCACCAGCCCCGACACCAAAGCCGACGTGCTCTATCAGTTTGCAATGCTCGGCTCTGTTTATTGTCAGGAGATTCTTAAAATCGATAACCCGCGAGTGGGTCTGCTCAATATTGGTGTGGAAGAAGGGAAAGGAAATTTGTTGTGTCAGTCGGCTTACCAGATGATGAAAGACTCCACAGATTTTAATTTTGCCGGCAACATCGAAAGCCGCGACCTTTTCAAAGACAAAGCCGACGTAATAGTATGCGATGGCTTCACCGGCAACATTGTGCTGAAGCAGGTAGAAGCCATGTACAGGCTGCTGCAAAAGCGCAATCTGGTAGATGATTTTTTCAGCCGTTTCAATTACGAAAACTATGGCGGCAGCCCTGTGCTGGGCATTAATGGCAACGTAGTAATTGGCCACGGCATCTCAAATGCCATCGCCATCAAAAACATGATTATGCTTACTCGCCAAATCTATTGTGGTAAGGTTACTAACAAAATAAGAAGAGCACTGCACGACTTTTCTCGCTAACTTTTTTATCTAATAATCTATACATGAACAAACTAAGAGCTGCAATAACAGGCATCCATGCGTTTGCCCCCGACTATCTCCTCAC
This portion of the Bacteroidales bacterium genome encodes:
- the queA gene encoding tRNA preQ1(34) S-adenosylmethionine ribosyltransferase-isomerase QueA gives rise to the protein MKLSQFRFHLPAELISLEPALNRDECRLMVLDRKKQTIKHKSFTDLLDYFDEGDVMVLNNTKVFPARLYGTKEKTGAKIEVFLLRELNQETRLWDVLVDPARKIRIGNKLYFGEDEALVAEVIDNTTSRGRTLRFLYDGPYSEFKKTIQKLGKTPLPKTIQREIKPEDEEWYQTIFAKHEGAVVAPTAGLHFSRELMKRLELKGIGFAEITLHAGLGNFRQIEVEDLSKHKMDSEELIIDERACSIVNEAIDNRKRLCAVGTTSMKAIESSLTISGHLKPFEGWTNKFIFPPYETKLADTMISNFHLPMSSMMMLVASFSGYEFLMRAYKEAIKEKYQFFTYGDAMLII
- a CDS encoding 2-C-methyl-D-erythritol 4-phosphate cytidylyltransferase, whose product is MEPSHQKYAIIVAGGSGARMGSAVPKQFLLLAGKPLLMHTLIRFRDAIPDLQLIVVLPFDHIETWQRLCSEHRFIIPHQIVAGGKERFLSVSNGLKKITTPGWVAVHDGVRPLVSAKLIQSAFEAAATYGSAIPVITPTESLRHITSGGSHSVDRAEYRLVQTPQVFDVQRLTEAYRKPFQPDFTDDATVWEAANNKLHLIEGELNNIKITRPFDLLLAEQYLKL
- the ruvC gene encoding crossover junction endodeoxyribonuclease RuvC is translated as MATNSTFSSNQIILGIDPGTVIMGYGLIAIDNKKISLLTMGILRLNKYDGHALRLKKIFERTLSLVEEYKPDALAIEAPFYGKNVQSMLKLGRAQGVAMAAALYRDIPITEYTPREIKKSITGNGTASKEQVAAMLTHLTNYDLSPETLDATDGLAAAVCHHLKSGNLPTGKSYNSWKSFLKDNPERLK
- a CDS encoding endonuclease/exonuclease/phosphatase family protein, giving the protein MKTQYYIGWWNVENLFDTFDSTSRPEWLQRPLNSELKGWTRTVLQRKISNLVKIISQMNNGRGPDILGVCEVENLSVLEQLVEAMQPIGRKYKIEHHDSSDQRGIDVAFIYDKNLFEAKEQFSYTVLKRSSTRDLFQVNFVTPKQNELILIGNHWPARSAGVYESEPYRIIAAETLSYWMQRITEIKGKDIAVVCVGDFNDEPLSRSINDYALGTNSITKVKYAITPRLFNLMWPCHGDGTGTFYFNNFPYVLDQFLVSKELVQTGGKPRIAKDVNGKFMAGIEHFAEMVTGGRYPTPKRFGRPSEKSSYDPEGFSDHFPVWTVVEE
- a CDS encoding thioredoxin family protein, coding for MAETPTNQIPLGFTAPDFELPDVTTDTNRSLADLRGHNATVIVFICNHCPYVLHIIDELVKVGNEFQPKGISFVMISSNDVESYPQDAPEKMKEFAHEHKFPFPYLYDETQQVALKYDAACTPDFNVFDADMKCVYRGQFDDSRPSNDKPVTGEDLRRTLRLMLSGQPVPPRQQPSVGCNIKWKK
- a CDS encoding DUF177 domain-containing protein, with amino-acid sequence MMDYLKKYVISFRGLQIDVYHYHYVIDRKFFESMEYADIVDGNVEVDVTLDRHERMLLFNFDIRGTVVVPCDRCLDDFDLPIAGTENLIVKFGEDFEETSEDVVIIPETSSEFDISSYLYEYIVLMLPMQHIHPDDENGRSTCNSEMLERLRRKETPKEHDPRWDALKNLNIE
- the rpmF gene encoding 50S ribosomal protein L32 — encoded protein: MAHPKRKTSKTRRDKRRTHYKTDAPTLATCPITGAIHLYHRAYWVDGDLYYKGKVVMQKAEAE
- a CDS encoding phosphate--acyl-ACP acyltransferase; this translates as MKIGLDVMGGDFAPDATIGGAILARELLDARDEILLIGQTAVIKEYFAKNNIPANEFRIVNAEEVVGMAEKPLKALTQKPDSSISAGFRMLKSRQIEGFCSAGNSGAMVIGAMYSVGTIAGVIRPTTMAHVPQENGTESIILDIGTSPDTKADVLYQFAMLGSVYCQEILKIDNPRVGLLNIGVEEGKGNLLCQSAYQMMKDSTDFNFAGNIESRDLFKDKADVIVCDGFTGNIVLKQVEAMYRLLQKRNLVDDFFSRFNYENYGGSPVLGINGNVVIGHGISNAIAIKNMIMLTRQIYCGKVTNKIRRALHDFSR